Proteins from one Romboutsia sp. CE17 genomic window:
- a CDS encoding BMP family lipoprotein — protein sequence MKFKKIFALGTAVILSASMLVGCGNKSSDGATNDVIKVGMVADTGGINDESFNQSAWEGLQQAKEDFNIEIKVIESKQASEYISNIESLVDEGMDLVIGVGNTMKEDIETEAKNYPDQKFAIIDETYDTIPENVTPILFKENEATFLTGLIAGKMTKTNQVGFIGGMENSVISRFEYGFRYGVKEANKDAKVNVQYAGTFSDAAKGKSIANQMYGNGNDIILSAAGGTGMGAIESAKENNKYAIGVDKDQSNLAPDNVLTSALKKVNVGVYDTVKDLVNGSLKGGEAKVYGLKEDGVGIPDSTKKLVPQEVLDYVDTMKDKVVNGEIKVPATKDEFNK from the coding sequence ATGAAATTTAAAAAAATATTTGCATTAGGTACAGCGGTAATATTATCTGCATCTATGTTAGTTGGGTGTGGAAATAAGTCTTCAGATGGTGCAACTAATGATGTTATAAAAGTAGGTATGGTAGCAGATACAGGTGGTATAAATGATGAATCTTTTAATCAAAGTGCATGGGAAGGTCTTCAACAAGCAAAAGAAGATTTTAATATTGAAATAAAGGTAATAGAATCTAAGCAAGCATCAGAATATATATCAAATATAGAAAGTCTTGTAGATGAAGGTATGGATTTAGTAATAGGTGTAGGAAATACTATGAAAGAGGATATAGAGACTGAGGCTAAGAACTATCCAGATCAGAAATTTGCAATAATAGATGAAACTTATGATACAATACCTGAAAATGTAACACCTATATTATTTAAAGAAAATGAAGCAACATTTTTAACAGGTCTTATAGCAGGTAAAATGACTAAAACAAATCAAGTTGGATTTATAGGCGGTATGGAAAATAGTGTTATATCTAGATTTGAATATGGGTTTAGATATGGAGTAAAAGAAGCTAATAAAGATGCTAAGGTTAATGTACAATATGCAGGAACATTTTCAGATGCAGCTAAAGGTAAGTCTATAGCAAATCAAATGTATGGAAATGGAAATGATATAATTTTATCAGCAGCAGGTGGTACAGGAATGGGTGCCATAGAGTCTGCAAAAGAAAATAACAAATATGCAATAGGAGTAGATAAGGATCAGAGTAATTTAGCTCCAGATAATGTACTTACATCTGCATTGAAAAAAGTTAATGTAGGAGTATATGATACAGTTAAAGATTTAGTTAATGGAAGCTTAAAAGGTGGAGAGGCAAAAGTATATGGACTTAAAGAAGATGGTGTTGGTATACCTGATTCAACTAAAAAGCTAGTACCACAAGAAGTGCTAGATTATGTAGATACAATGAAAGATAAAGTTGTAAATGGAGAAATAAAAGTTCCTGCAACTAAAGATGAATTTAATAAATAA
- the guaA gene encoding glutamine-hydrolyzing GMP synthase, whose translation MKKHELVLVVDFGGQYNQLIARRVRENNVYCEIIPYNTDIEIIKAKNPKGIIFTGGPNSAYLENSPTISKEIFEIGVPILGICYGVQIMAHVLGGNVRKGNASEKEYGRTEIKYEESAIFEGMSTNIVWMSHTDLIDKAPEGFKIVAHTKDCPVAAMENTEKKLYGVQFHPEVEHCLEGDKVLKNFLYNVCGVSGDWTTDTFIEDKVKEIKEIIGDKKVLCALSGGVDSSVAAVLVHKAIGDNLTCVFVDHGLLRKNEGDDVERIFRDKFDMNLIRVNCEDRFLGKLKGVTEPEAKRKIIGEEFIRVFEEESAKLGKMDFLVQGTIYPDVVESGHGEAATIKSHHNVGGIPEDIEFKIVEPLRELFKDEVRKIGLELGIEEGLIFRHPFPGPGLGIRVIGEVTKERCDILREADAIYMEELKKAGLYKEIWQAFATLPDVKTVGVMGDERTYAYLVGLRAVTSSDGMTSDWYKMPYDVLEKISNRIVNEVDGANRVVYDITSKPPGTIEWE comes from the coding sequence ATGAAAAAGCATGAATTAGTACTTGTAGTTGATTTTGGGGGACAATATAACCAATTAATAGCAAGAAGAGTAAGAGAAAATAATGTATATTGTGAAATAATACCATACAATACAGATATAGAAATAATAAAAGCGAAAAATCCAAAAGGAATAATATTTACAGGAGGGCCTAATAGTGCATATTTAGAAAACTCTCCTACAATATCAAAAGAGATATTCGAAATAGGTGTGCCAATACTAGGTATATGCTACGGAGTACAAATAATGGCACATGTATTAGGCGGAAATGTAAGAAAAGGTAATGCTAGTGAAAAAGAGTATGGAAGAACTGAAATAAAGTATGAAGAATCAGCTATATTTGAAGGAATGTCTACAAATATAGTATGGATGAGCCATACAGATTTAATAGATAAAGCTCCAGAAGGATTTAAAATAGTAGCTCATACTAAAGATTGTCCAGTTGCAGCTATGGAAAATACAGAAAAGAAATTATATGGAGTACAATTCCATCCAGAAGTTGAACATTGTCTAGAAGGAGATAAAGTTCTTAAAAACTTCTTATATAATGTTTGTGGTGTGAGCGGAGATTGGACTACAGATACATTTATAGAAGACAAAGTAAAAGAAATAAAAGAAATAATCGGAGATAAGAAAGTATTATGTGCTTTAAGTGGTGGAGTAGATTCATCAGTTGCAGCAGTACTTGTGCATAAAGCAATAGGGGATAACTTAACTTGTGTATTCGTTGATCATGGTCTACTTAGAAAAAATGAAGGTGATGATGTAGAAAGAATATTCAGAGATAAGTTTGATATGAATTTAATAAGAGTCAATTGTGAAGATAGATTCTTAGGTAAATTAAAGGGAGTAACTGAACCTGAAGCTAAGAGAAAAATAATAGGTGAAGAATTTATAAGAGTATTTGAAGAGGAATCAGCTAAATTAGGTAAAATGGATTTCTTAGTTCAAGGAACTATATATCCAGATGTAGTAGAAAGTGGACATGGTGAAGCTGCTACTATAAAATCTCATCACAATGTTGGTGGAATACCTGAAGATATAGAATTTAAGATAGTTGAGCCGTTAAGAGAATTATTTAAAGATGAAGTTAGAAAAATAGGTTTAGAATTAGGAATAGAAGAAGGATTAATATTTAGACATCCATTCCCAGGACCAGGATTAGGTATCAGGGTTATAGGCGAAGTTACAAAGGAAAGATGCGATATCTTAAGAGAAGCTGATGCTATATATATGGAAGAACTTAAAAAAGCTGGTTTATATAAAGAAATATGGCAAGCATTTGCTACACTACCAGATGTAAAAACTGTTGGAGTTATGGGAGACGAAAGAACTTATGCTTACTTAGTAGGATTAAGAGCTGTTACATCTTCTGACGGAATGACTTCTGACTGGTATAAGATGCCATATGATGTATTAGAAAAAATATCTAATAGAATAGTAAATGAAGTTGATGGGGCTAATAGAGTAGTTTATGATATAACATCTAAACCACCAGGAACAATAGAATGGGAATAA
- the guaB gene encoding IMP dehydrogenase, producing MATIIKEGLTFDDVLLVPQKSEVLPQNVRTETYLTNKIKLNIPLMSAGMDTVTESKMAISMARQGGIGIIHKNMTIEEQALEVDKVKRSESGVIVDPFYLSKNHTIKDADDIMGRYKISGVPIVDEDNKLIGIITNRDIKFEDDMTKSIEDAMTKENLVTAREGIDLVEAQAILKKHKIEKLPIVDDEGHLKGLITIKDIEKKIQYPNSAKDAHGRLLCGAAVGIGSDLIERVTALVKANVDVVVLDSAHGHSKGVMNAVTRIKEVYPELQVIAGNVATAEATEDLIKAGADCVKVGIGPGSICTTRVVAGIGVPQLTAVMDCAEVASKYNIPIIADGGIKYSGDIVKALAGGASVCMMGSMFAGTEESPGETVLYQGRSYKTYRGMGSIAAMEKGSKDRYFQSDAKKLVPEGVEGMVPYKGKVEDIIFQMIGGIRSGLGYCGSATIVDLQEKAQFVKITAASLKESHPHDITISKEAPNYSSQGGM from the coding sequence ATGGCAACTATAATAAAAGAAGGTTTAACGTTTGATGATGTTTTATTAGTTCCACAAAAATCAGAAGTATTACCTCAAAATGTTAGGACTGAAACATATCTAACTAATAAGATAAAACTTAATATACCTTTAATGAGTGCAGGAATGGATACTGTTACTGAATCTAAGATGGCTATATCAATGGCTAGACAAGGTGGTATAGGAATAATCCATAAGAATATGACTATAGAAGAGCAAGCTCTAGAGGTTGATAAAGTCAAAAGAAGTGAAAGTGGTGTTATAGTAGATCCTTTCTATTTATCCAAAAATCATACGATAAAAGATGCAGATGATATAATGGGTAGATACAAAATTTCTGGAGTACCAATAGTAGATGAAGATAATAAGCTAATTGGGATAATAACTAACAGAGATATAAAATTCGAAGATGATATGACTAAAAGTATCGAAGATGCAATGACTAAAGAAAATTTAGTTACTGCAAGAGAAGGAATTGATTTAGTAGAAGCTCAAGCAATATTAAAGAAACATAAAATTGAAAAATTACCTATAGTAGATGATGAAGGTCATTTAAAAGGTTTAATAACTATAAAGGATATAGAAAAGAAAATACAATATCCAAATTCAGCAAAAGATGCACATGGTAGACTTTTATGTGGAGCAGCAGTAGGTATAGGATCAGACCTTATAGAAAGAGTTACTGCTTTAGTTAAAGCTAATGTAGATGTTGTTGTTTTAGATAGTGCACATGGTCATTCTAAAGGAGTTATGAATGCTGTTACAAGAATAAAAGAAGTATATCCAGAACTTCAAGTTATAGCAGGAAATGTTGCTACTGCTGAGGCTACAGAAGATTTAATAAAGGCTGGAGCAGATTGTGTTAAAGTAGGGATAGGTCCAGGATCTATATGTACAACTAGAGTTGTTGCAGGTATTGGAGTTCCTCAATTAACTGCAGTTATGGATTGTGCTGAAGTTGCATCAAAATATAATATACCGATAATAGCAGATGGTGGAATAAAATATTCAGGTGATATAGTAAAAGCATTAGCTGGTGGAGCATCAGTTTGTATGATGGGATCAATGTTTGCTGGAACTGAAGAAAGTCCAGGAGAAACTGTACTTTACCAAGGAAGATCTTATAAGACATATAGAGGTATGGGATCTATAGCAGCTATGGAAAAAGGATCGAAAGATAGATATTTCCAAAGTGATGCTAAGAAATTAGTTCCTGAGGGAGTTGAAGGCATGGTTCCATATAAAGGTAAGGTAGAAGATATAATATTCCAAATGATCGGTGGAATAAGATCAGGTCTTGGATATTGTGGATCTGCTACAATAGTAGATTTACAAGAAAAAGCTCAATTTGTAAAAATAACAGCGGCATCTTTAAAAGAAAGTCATCCACATGACATAACAATAAGCAAAGAAGCACCAAATTATAGTTCACAAGGAGGTATGTAA
- the larB gene encoding nickel pincer cofactor biosynthesis protein LarB — MDLKKLLEGIKNNSISVEEALGKLKDLPYEDLGYANVDHHRELRTGYPEVIYCEGKSDSQILGIVDKMTIKNSNILGTRCRKETYEKIKEVYPNAEYEEISKILKIQNHPIENKGKGKIVVITGGTSDIPVADEAYHTALFLGNTVEKVYDVGVAGIHRLLGKKHIIDSARVIIAVAGMEGALPSVVGGLVDVPIIAVPTSVGYGANFGGVSALLTMLNSCASGISVVNIDNGFGAGYLASMINKLT; from the coding sequence ATGGATTTAAAAAAATTATTAGAGGGTATAAAAAATAATAGTATAAGTGTGGAAGAAGCCTTGGGAAAACTTAAAGACTTACCCTACGAAGATTTAGGATATGCAAATGTGGATCATCATAGAGAACTAAGAACTGGTTATCCAGAGGTTATATACTGTGAAGGTAAAAGTGATTCACAAATTCTAGGTATAGTAGATAAAATGACTATAAAAAATAGCAACATATTAGGAACTAGATGTAGAAAAGAAACTTACGAAAAAATAAAAGAAGTTTATCCAAATGCTGAGTATGAAGAAATATCTAAAATATTAAAAATACAAAATCATCCTATTGAGAACAAAGGAAAAGGTAAAATTGTCGTTATTACAGGTGGAACATCAGATATACCTGTAGCAGATGAAGCATATCATACAGCTCTTTTTTTAGGAAATACAGTTGAAAAAGTTTATGATGTTGGAGTAGCTGGGATACATAGACTGCTTGGCAAAAAACATATAATTGATAGCGCTCGAGTAATAATAGCTGTAGCTGGAATGGAAGGTGCTCTTCCTAGTGTAGTAGGGGGATTGGTAGATGTACCTATAATAGCAGTTCCAACATCTGTAGGATATGGCGCGAATTTTGGTGGTGTATCAGCACTCTTAACTATGTTAAATAGTTGTGCATCTGGTATATCAGTAGTAAATATAGATAATGGATTTGGAGCAGGATACTTAGCTTCAATGATTAATAAATTAACATAA
- a CDS encoding MFS transporter has protein sequence MSKNTNGITYNRAKTWQIGFFALNNVATNFYMFLMMYVSYYATGVAGIAVVLVSSLLTSMRMFDAITDPIIGFIIDKTNTKFGKFRPMMVIGNIILAISTLVLYKVTHTLPEGNARVLFFTAIYAVYIIGYTFQTACTKAAQACLTNDPSQRPLFTRFDSSYMLLMGSGIAMYTSSYLVPKYGGFTLEAMTEFAVSTVIASAICTVLAVIGLWSKDRAEFFGIGDKGVKVKFRDYISVLKGNRAMQMLIVSAATDKLALQAAGNSSVMVMLYGIIMGNFELYGKMSLITMIPTFIIILVGTKYASRFGSKKALVATTWLSIIGYIALFLVIFLGDPTQISLENFGVMTALWIGIFCFANGVKSVSSSIVIPMIADCADYETYLTGRYVPGMMGTLFSFIDKMISSFATTIVGFVIAAIGYTSTMPEVTDVNTPELFWATAFLFMGLPIIGWVCSLVAMKFYPLDDKKMDEVQKKLDEIRKEEAVI, from the coding sequence ATGTCAAAAAACACAAATGGTATAACTTACAACAGAGCGAAGACATGGCAAATTGGTTTTTTTGCTCTTAACAATGTAGCAACAAATTTCTATATGTTTTTAATGATGTATGTATCTTATTATGCAACTGGGGTTGCAGGTATAGCGGTTGTTCTTGTATCTTCATTATTAACATCTATGCGTATGTTTGATGCAATAACAGATCCAATAATAGGTTTTATAATTGATAAAACAAATACTAAGTTTGGTAAGTTTAGACCAATGATGGTTATAGGGAATATTATATTAGCAATAAGTACGTTAGTTTTATATAAGGTAACTCATACATTACCAGAAGGTAATGCAAGAGTTCTATTTTTTACAGCAATATATGCGGTCTATATTATAGGTTATACATTTCAAACTGCTTGTACAAAAGCAGCTCAAGCATGCTTAACTAATGATCCGTCACAAAGACCTTTATTTACTAGATTTGATAGTTCATATATGTTATTGATGGGGTCTGGTATAGCTATGTATACATCTTCATATTTAGTACCTAAGTATGGTGGATTTACATTAGAAGCAATGACGGAATTTGCCGTAAGTACTGTAATAGCATCTGCTATATGTACAGTATTAGCAGTAATAGGTTTATGGTCAAAAGATAGAGCAGAATTCTTCGGAATTGGTGATAAAGGGGTTAAGGTAAAGTTCAGAGATTATATAAGTGTATTAAAAGGGAACAGAGCAATGCAAATGCTTATAGTATCTGCAGCTACTGATAAATTAGCTTTACAAGCAGCTGGAAACTCATCAGTTATGGTTATGTTATATGGAATAATAATGGGTAACTTTGAATTATATGGAAAAATGTCATTAATAACTATGATACCAACATTTATAATAATATTAGTTGGAACTAAATATGCAAGTAGATTTGGATCTAAGAAAGCTTTAGTTGCAACTACATGGTTATCTATAATAGGATATATAGCTTTATTCTTAGTAATATTCTTAGGTGATCCTACTCAAATATCATTAGAGAATTTTGGTGTTATGACTGCTCTTTGGATCGGTATATTCTGCTTCGCTAATGGAGTTAAATCAGTTTCAAGTAGTATAGTAATACCAATGATAGCAGACTGTGCAGATTATGAAACTTACTTAACTGGAAGATATGTACCAGGTATGATGGGAACTTTATTCTCATTCATAGATAAAATGATATCATCATTTGCTACTACTATTGTTGGATTCGTAATAGCAGCAATAGGATATACATCTACAATGCCAGAAGTAACAGATGTAAATACTCCTGAACTATTTTGGGCAACAGCATTCTTATTCATGGGACTTCCAATAATAGGATGGGTTTGTTCCTTAGTAGCAATGAAGTTCTATCCACTAGATGATAAGAAAATGGATGAGGTTCAAAAAAAATTAGATGAAATAAGAAAAGAAGAAGCAGTTATATAA
- a CDS encoding MFS transporter, producing MQNKLKKLGKFDDNEGGYNDCPTWRLGLFALNNTATNIYMFAMGYISMYATGIAGLMVTVVGFILTAMRIFDGITDPIVGFLIDKTDGKFGKFRPFIVIGNIILGVMTFVIYKTVHLVPENFRLVYFVACYAVYIIGYTCQTACTKAGQACMTNNPTKRPKFGLFDAIYNAVLFNGMQIFISSYLVPKHGGFGNIALYHELIMYTIIGSAILTALAVYGIWPKDRTEFFGLGNQASKVSFKDYWPVLKGNRALQMLIVAASTDKIALSVAQNASVTIMLFGIIMGDYSLAGTIGTIILIPNIIITMIGTRYAQKLGQKKALVVGTWASIISYTVLVALLVFGDPTQISLKNISFMTIAFIVVYIIAKGAVGVSGAFVIPMISDCADYETYLSGRFVPGMMGTLFSFIDKLISSFATTIVAFSVASIGFVDRMPDVTDVSNQKIFWMTMFLFVGMPMIGWICSLIAMKFYPLDKEKMKEIQAHIQYIKNSEAELV from the coding sequence ATGCAAAATAAATTAAAAAAATTAGGTAAGTTCGATGATAATGAAGGGGGATATAATGATTGTCCTACATGGCGTTTAGGTTTATTTGCTTTAAACAATACAGCTACAAATATTTATATGTTTGCCATGGGATATATATCAATGTACGCAACCGGTATTGCTGGATTAATGGTTACAGTAGTTGGCTTTATATTAACCGCAATGCGTATTTTTGATGGTATAACAGATCCGATTGTAGGTTTTTTAATAGATAAAACAGATGGTAAATTTGGTAAGTTTAGACCATTTATAGTAATAGGTAATATTATACTTGGGGTAATGACATTTGTAATATACAAAACAGTTCATTTAGTTCCGGAAAATTTTAGATTAGTATACTTTGTAGCATGTTATGCAGTTTATATAATAGGTTATACTTGTCAAACAGCTTGTACAAAGGCGGGTCAAGCGTGCATGACTAATAACCCAACCAAAAGGCCCAAATTTGGTTTATTTGATGCTATATATAATGCAGTACTTTTCAATGGAATGCAAATATTTATTTCAAGTTATCTAGTTCCAAAGCATGGTGGATTTGGAAATATAGCCTTATATCATGAATTAATAATGTATACTATAATAGGTTCGGCTATATTAACAGCTTTAGCAGTATATGGTATATGGCCAAAAGATAGAACAGAATTCTTTGGTTTAGGAAATCAAGCTTCAAAAGTTAGTTTCAAAGATTACTGGCCAGTATTAAAAGGAAATAGAGCGCTACAAATGCTTATAGTAGCAGCTAGTACAGATAAAATAGCATTAAGTGTTGCTCAAAATGCATCAGTTACTATAATGTTATTTGGCATAATAATGGGAGATTATTCTTTAGCTGGTACTATAGGTACGATAATATTAATACCAAATATTATAATAACTATGATAGGAACAAGATATGCACAAAAATTAGGCCAAAAGAAAGCTTTAGTTGTAGGAACATGGGCTTCAATAATTTCATATACAGTTTTAGTAGCATTATTAGTTTTCGGAGATCCAACACAAATAAGTTTAAAGAATATAAGCTTTATGACAATAGCGTTTATAGTAGTTTATATAATAGCAAAAGGAGCTGTAGGAGTTTCAGGCGCGTTTGTTATACCTATGATATCAGACTGCGCTGATTATGAAACGTATTTAAGTGGACGATTCGTACCGGGTATGATGGGAACACTATTCTCATTTATAGATAAGTTAATATCATCGTTTGCTACAACTATAGTAGCATTCTCTGTTGCATCAATAGGATTTGTAGATAGGATGCCAGATGTAACAGATGTATCTAATCAAAAAATATTTTGGATGACAATGTTCTTATTTGTAGGTATGCCAATGATAGGATGGATATGCTCTTTAATAGCTATGAAGTTCTACCCACTTGACAAAGAAAAAATGAAAGAAATACAAGCTCATATACAATATATTAAAAATTCAGAGGCTGAATTAGTTTAA
- a CDS encoding sugar phosphate isomerase/epimerase family protein has translation MSKPTIGVQMMMLKNKVEEIGIKETLKKVKEIGFSTIELSQIPMTPENVEQIKESLDELDMKVCATSASIKSMMPGMKIENLRDDFDKIVADTKALNCKYIRIGMISFDCLGSKEKIIEYTKELNEMGRRLKEEGLELYYHNHHVEFAKYDGKYILEIMAEESNPEYLGFELDVHWLQRGGVNPLEWIKKLAGRTKIIHIKDYRISQTIDLSGGMEGIMRSLFDMVQFAEIGEGNLDMKAIIDLAGETGVEHIFIEQDDTYGKNPFESLEISARNLRSLGFEDRFDHNNLLCNANI, from the coding sequence ATGAGCAAACCAACAATAGGCGTTCAAATGATGATGCTTAAAAATAAAGTTGAAGAAATAGGAATAAAAGAAACATTAAAAAAGGTAAAAGAGATAGGATTCTCTACAATTGAATTATCTCAAATACCTATGACACCAGAAAATGTTGAGCAAATAAAAGAAAGCTTAGACGAATTAGATATGAAGGTTTGTGCTACTAGTGCATCTATAAAATCAATGATGCCTGGTATGAAAATAGAGAACTTAAGAGATGATTTCGATAAAATAGTTGCAGACACAAAAGCTTTAAATTGTAAGTATATAAGAATAGGAATGATATCTTTTGATTGTTTAGGATCAAAAGAAAAAATAATTGAGTATACAAAAGAATTAAATGAAATGGGAAGAAGATTAAAAGAAGAAGGGTTAGAGTTATACTATCACAATCATCATGTTGAGTTTGCTAAGTATGATGGTAAATATATATTAGAAATAATGGCTGAAGAGAGTAACCCAGAATACTTAGGATTTGAACTTGATGTTCACTGGTTACAAAGAGGAGGAGTAAATCCTTTAGAATGGATTAAGAAATTAGCTGGAAGAACTAAGATAATACATATAAAAGACTATAGAATATCTCAAACAATAGACTTATCAGGCGGAATGGAAGGTATAATGAGAAGTTTATTTGATATGGTACAATTTGCTGAAATAGGTGAAGGAAACTTAGATATGAAGGCTATAATAGATTTAGCTGGAGAAACAGGTGTAGAGCACATATTTATAGAGCAAGATGATACATATGGAAAAAATCCTTTTGAAAGTTTAGAAATAAGCGCAAGAAATTTAAGATCTTTAGGTTTTGAAGATAGATTTGATCATAATAATTTGCTTTGTAATGCAAACATATAA
- a CDS encoding Gfo/Idh/MocA family protein has translation MALRVGVIGLGDVSVVHINAISMNKDADLVAVCDIDESKRSLVKGANFYTDYNEMIEKENLDCVHICLPHHLHYPVTKDITSKNINVLLEKPLCLNIDEVNKFNELDKKTDANICICLQNRYNYTVKTLLEIIKSNKYGDIKAIKGIVAWSRSESYYSTKPWRGKMKYSGGGVMINQAIHTIDLMQLFGGEIESIKGNINNLLDYDIEVEDTATANINFKNGSRGTFISTVAYGDNSSVEIEIILEKARFVIKDNILYKYENGTKEVVAKDILFEGAKHYYGSGHAELISNYYNSLINKDNNFIHVSDAENSIRIIEYIRNSSKENKLINWGN, from the coding sequence ATGGCACTTAGAGTTGGTGTTATTGGCTTAGGAGATGTATCTGTAGTTCATATTAATGCTATATCTATGAATAAAGATGCAGATTTAGTAGCAGTATGTGATATAGATGAAAGTAAGCGTAGTTTAGTTAAAGGTGCAAATTTTTATACTGATTACAATGAAATGATTGAAAAAGAAAATTTAGACTGTGTTCATATATGTCTACCACATCACCTTCATTATCCAGTAACTAAAGATATAACTTCTAAAAATATTAATGTGCTTTTAGAAAAACCACTTTGCTTAAATATAGATGAAGTTAACAAGTTTAATGAATTAGATAAAAAGACAGATGCAAATATTTGCATCTGTCTGCAAAATAGGTATAACTATACAGTAAAAACTTTATTAGAAATAATAAAATCTAATAAATATGGAGATATAAAGGCAATAAAAGGTATTGTAGCTTGGAGTAGATCTGAGTCTTATTACTCTACAAAGCCATGGAGGGGCAAGATGAAGTACTCTGGTGGTGGGGTAATGATAAATCAAGCTATTCATACTATTGATCTAATGCAATTATTTGGTGGAGAAATAGAGTCTATAAAGGGTAATATAAATAATTTACTAGATTATGATATTGAGGTTGAAGATACAGCAACTGCAAATATAAACTTTAAAAATGGATCAAGAGGAACTTTTATATCTACAGTGGCTTATGGAGATAATTCTAGTGTTGAAATAGAAATTATTTTAGAAAAAGCTAGATTTGTTATAAAAGATAATATCCTTTATAAATATGAAAATGGTACTAAAGAAGTAGTAGCTAAAGATATATTATTTGAAGGAGCAAAACATTACTATGGATCAGGTCATGCTGAGCTGATATCAAATTATTACAATAGCTTAATTAATAAGGATAATAATTTTATACATGTTAGTGATGCGGAAAATTCTATTAGAATTATAGAATATATTAGAAATTCATCAAAAGAAAACAAATTAATTAATTGGGGGAATTAA